The Halobacillus amylolyticus nucleotide sequence AGGAAAGCCTAAAGAAAGCTAAAGAATTTATTCACATGGAATATTATACATTTCGGGATGATAAAATTGGCACGCAGATTACCGATATTTTAGTCGAAAAAGCACGATCGGGAATTGAGGTCAAAGTGATTTATGATGATGTGGGAAGCTTGAAAATATCAAAGGATGCTCTTCTCAGAATGGAAGAGGCCGGTGTAACTGTTGCCTGTTTTTTGCCGGTTAAATATGGATTTTTTAATCAAAAAATCAACTTCCGAAATCATCGGAAGATTATTGTCATTGATGGAGAAGCGGGATTTGTTGGTGGATTAAATATAGGTGATGAGTATCTTGGTCTAGATGAAAAGATAGGGTTTTGGCGTGATACACATTTAATGGTTGAAGGGGAAGTCATTCGCAGTCTCCATGCTATTTTTCTAGTTGATTGGTCATACCTAACGGATGAGCGGTTAGCACAGAAAAACTATATAAGTACCCCAAACCTCGAGAACAATCCTGGTGGTGTTCAAGTTGTCGCCAGTGGGCCAGACGCTAATAGAGGGATTATGGGGGATCTTTATTTTACAATGATTTCCTCTGCCAAACATTCCGTTTGGATTGCAACACCATACTTTGTCCCTAATAAAGACATTCGAACAGCCCTTTCTATGGCTGCAAAGAAGGGGGTCGATGTCAAACTAATGGTACCGGAAATTAGTGACGGTTTTCTAACTCAGTATGGGACCCGTTCTTACTTTGATGAGCTCCTTGATAAAGGGATTGACGTTTATATGTATCAGAAAGGTTTTATGCATCAAAAAATCATGATCGTCGATGGTCAATATGCTTCTATTGGTACAGCCAACGTCGATTTCAGAAGTATAAACCTAAATTTCGAGGTAAATGTCTTCTTATTTCAGATGGATAGTGTAAGACAACTGGTTAGTTATTACGAACTGGATATAAAGGATAGCGAGCAAGTCAATCAAGTCCTTTATAAAAACCGGGGACTCGTTACGAAAACGAAGGAATCGTTCGCGCGGTTATTTTCTCCTATCTTATAGGAGGAGGTTTACAGTATGAGGTAAATGAATTTTGTTAGGAGCGATTACCATGAAAATATGGGAATGCGAAAAGAATTACCAAAAAGGAGTCATTGTTATTGTTCACGGCTACGGTGATCACCACGGGCGATATATGTGGTTAAAAGACAAATGCCTTAGTCGCGGTTTCCATGTGGTGATGGATGATCTTCCAGGCATGGGAGGGACTACAAGAAGAGCAGGGCATATTGATTCCTTTGATGAGTACGTGGAAACCGTTTCTCGCTGGATTAAAGAATCAAAAAAATATAACCTCCCTATTTTCGTAATGGGACATAGTATGGGAGGACTCGCCACCGTTCGGGCACTAACAGAAAGAGAATTGCCTATTTCAGGTGTCATTCTATCATCACCTTGCCTTGGTCTTATTCATACCCCTCCGGACGTTTTACGAAGGCTGATAAAGCTGATGAATAAGTGGAAACCAGCTTTCCGTGTCCCCCTCAAAAATCCTTTTAAGAAAGGGCTCGCAACAAGAAATGAAAAGGTTCTGAAAAGGGATGAACAGGACCCCTTCATTGTAACAAAAGTTTCTGTACGCTGGTTTAAAGAAATGGATAAAGCAATGCAGAAAGCGTTTAGACATGTAAAAGAAGTTCCGGATGTACCTCTGCTCGTTTTACAGGGGGGGAGTGACAAAATTGTAAAAAAGCATGATGTTTATAAATGGTTCCGTCACCTATCTATCAATGAAAAAACATATAAAGAGTTTAAGGGACTTTACCATGAGGTGTTTAATGAACCGGAAAGAGAACAAGTTTTTGATCAGGCCTATGCTTTTCTTCAGTCACATGTTGACTGACACACTTAGGATCCTGGTCAGTAGACATTTTAAAGCAATAGGTAGATCATTGGTTTCTATCAGAATGTTTGGGATCAAGAGGAAGACAAAATCCATTCATTTTAAAGTTAGGGAGGCTAAAGGTGAATAATAGTAAAGTAAAGAGTTTTATCATTAAGAGTGCTGTTCTCTTAGGAATAGCAGGATTATTAGTGCTCTTAAATCAATTATTCTTTCATATACAACCAAAAGATATAAAAAAATGGACAGACGGGTTAGGGGTGTGGGCTCCCGTTGTATTCTTGATTATATTTACTGTACGCCCCTTTACACTCATTCCATTATCGATCATTGCTGTAGCCTGCGGTTTGTTATTTGGTCCATTTCTTGGATCTGTTTATATAATCATTGGAACTGTATTAGGGGCAGCATCCGCCTTTCTCGTTCTTAGGAGGTACGCCAAAGAAATTCATATTGAAGATAACGATAAAGAGAATTTGAAAAAGTTGAAAAAGGATGTGGAGGAACACGGGTTTAAGTCGGTATTAATGCTTCGATTACTTCCAGCTATTAACTTTGACTTACTCACCTATATTTGTTCCAAAACACAGGTGAATTCGTGGAAGTATCTTCTAGGAACATTAGTAGGGACACTGCCAGGCTCTATTATGTTTGGGGTGTTCGGTTCAAGCCTACTGACGCTTAAGCCGGTAAACTTAATTATACTTGCTGGGCTAATTATCCTCCTCATTGTACTAGGAGTTATAATGAAAAGAAGTATTGGAAAGCGTTATGACACGGAAGAACTTAAAGCGGAAGTGAAAGATTTAAGAAAAAACACCTAATAAAATTGTACTGGTGAAATTTAAGTGATACAAGTAAACACGTGGGGATAAAGGGGAGGACTGAACGGAGCACCTTCCCTGTATCATAGCATTATACTTATATGTTCTTACCTTCTTGCGCAATGAGCGAATTTAAATCTATTTAAAAAGGTGCGTGGTCATCCATGATTGAATCTCAAACGACTCCTTTCGAATTCTATCCAATCTCAGTCCCTACCCAGGATAGTTTAAGAACGGTGAACTTTTACCTTCTTTCTATTAAAAATCAGTTACTATTATTTGATGCCGGCTGGACAGGGGATGCATACTGGCAAGCTCTAAAGCAAACTTTAAAAGAAAGCCATTTCGAGCTTGAGGACATCACAGGTATTGTTCTCAGTCATCACCACATCGATCATTGTGGTTTAGTAAATCAAATAGTTGAAAAACATGAGATCCCTGTCTACGCTCACAAAAAAGCCTTTCCTCGATTACAAAGAGAGGAAACCTTTTTAAGGACCCGAATCCAGTTCTTTGAGGCCTTATACAGAAAGTTTGACTGTTGGGATAGAGGGGAGGCACAGGTCGATTATTTAAAACGTTCTTTAGAAAAGAATCGTCACCTTGCTGTAAAGGCAAATCTTTCACCGGTTGAGGAAGCTCCTCTTGATGGATTAAACGCTCTGCACTTCCCGGGACACGCCCCTGATCAAATAGGGCTTTGGGAACAAACCAACGGGATTCTATTTGGAGGTGACGTGCTCATTCAGCATATTTCCAGTAATGCGTTAGTTGAGCCAAATGAAAATGGTGAACGGCTGCCAACACTTCATCAAAGTGTCGAGTCACTTAAAGCTATTGCCTCCTTACCTGTTCAACTTATCCATTCCGGACATGGGTCTGTCATTCATGATCCCCAAGCTTTAGTTAAAAAACGGTTGAGTCGTATTGATCAAAAAGGAGATAAAATCATTTCCCTAATTGAAAAAGGTGCTTCAACAGGAAGAGAAATCGCTCTAAGTTATTACGGTTCTACTTACGATCAGCAGTTTTCATTAGTCATGTCAGAAATCATCGGTCAACTTGATTACCTGGAAATCAAAGGGAAAATTGATAAAACGATAAAAGACGGTATTTATCACTATTCACCAGTAAATAAAATCTAAAAAGACCATTCAGCTGAAAAAAGCCTCTCCATCGTTTATTAAACGATGGAGAGGCTTTTTCTACTTCGAAGGCAGCATTTGGAAAGGTAAAAGTAATGGCTTAATGTTTTCTATCTTTTGTCCGCTTTTTTCCTAATTATAAAGCAGGATGCAGAACGCGTAATCTTTAGATAATTATTCCTTTTCTGATAGCCTGTATTAGCTGCTAAACTGTAGTTGGTTATATTATTATAAGTAGGATGTAATTTCAGAAATAAAGTTTTACTTTTTGACTTTTTAGTTTTCAAAACTGATTCTAACTCCTTAACTACCTCAGGTTATGGGACCAGCTATTCTTTTTCATGGGCAGTAATTTTAGCCTTATTATTATCTTCTCTAAGCTTCCAAAGTTTCTCTGGCCAAAATGAAAATCTCCCTAAGACAGTTGTGATCGATGGGACAAGAAGCGGTCTGACGATAAACGTATCGAGTAAGATGCCGACTGCAGTAACTGTTCCAAATTGAACCAATACTTGCAGCGGCAGGACGGCCAGAACGGAAAATGTCCCTGCAAGAATTAAACCGGCTGAACCTATGACACTACTTGTTTCACTTACACCTTCGCGAATGGCTTGTTTAAGCGGCAGGTGTTTTCTCTTTTTCCAAATGCTTGAAACCATAAAAATATTATAATCCTCGCCTAATGCCACGAGAAAGACGAAGGCGTAGACAGGAATTAATCCTTGCATCGCATCGGCACCAAAAACAAAATTGAGGATTAACCATCCGAGTCCCAGTGCTGCGAGGTAGGATAATACAACAGTTCCTAACAGATAGATCATAGCAACGATGGAACGCAGGTAAATGAGTAACAAGACAGCGATGATGATCAGTACAGCCGGGATGATGATAGATTGATCACGTTTTGTCACTTGTTTTGTATCGTAAAGTGTTGCCGTTTCTCCACCAATCCACACGTTTTCAGCTGGATTTTCGATACCATTGCTTTCAAGCACATTCGCCATTTTATTTTTAATAGCTGGAATGGTCTGAACGGATTCTTCGGAATATGGATCAATAGACAAGGTTACTTCATGTTTCAAAAGGAATGGATTATTAGAGCCTTCTACAGGGTCACTGACTTCTTCTACGTTAGCGATAGAAGACAGTATGTTTTTAACATTTACTTCTTCTCCTTCGGTATTGACAATCACTTCAAGTGGAGCAATTTCTCCTGGTGGATAATGATCGGCAATAATCGAGAAACCTTCACGTGACGGCATATCTTCTGGGAAAGAGTCTAGTAAACCATACGTATAATCTATTTTGGGCACGAATAGTGCAAGGCCACCTAATAAAATCGTACAGGAAACGATAATGATCCAGGGTTTGTCTGTAGCCCATCGTCCAATCGCCTGATTGATGCGTCCTGAGGATTTGGGTCTGCGAATAGGCTTTCCTTTTGCTTGTTCGCGTTTTTGAATCATCTCTTCTGTACGAGGGATGAAAGGGACAAATGCCATTCGCCCCAGTATGGCCAATACGGCTGGCAGCAATGTTAACGCGGTGATTCCGATAATTAAAATAGACAGACTGAACGGCACAGCAAATCGGTCGTAGGAAGCATAATGCGCTAGCCCTAGGGTTAAAAGCCCTGTGACCGTGGTCAGTGCACTAATCATAATTGCGCCGCCCGTACCAGTGAGTGCTTTTTGTAAGGCTGCATACTTATCTGGTTCCATCCGCAGTTCATCACGATAGCGGGAAATCAAAAATAAGCAGTAGTCAGTCCCGGCACCAAATAATAATACGGTCATAATCGAAATCGCCTGGGCATCGACAACGATCCATCCTTGATCAGCCATAAAACCAAGTAATGGGCTGATTAATCCATAGGCTATTCCTACAGACACCAGCGGGACAAGCGCAAGGATAGGGGATCGGTACAAAATAATTAACAACACTAATACTAGGACGACCGTCGCGATTAATAAGGTTACGTCTGCGTTACTAAATAATTCGGTCGCATCCGTCTGGATACCGACCGGACCTGTAAACCGTACGTGCAAGCCATCGTCAGAAATGGCCTCATTAAAGCTCGACTTGTCTGTCCCGGCTATGATTCTCTCCTTTAATTGGTCCAGTGCTTTCTGCAATGATTCTGTCGAGGCACTCTCTTGGAAAAAGACCGGGGTGGTCAAGGCAGCGCCATCTTGAGAGCTTGCTTCAATTAAGGTTTGCGGTGGTGCTTTTGCAAATGGAGGAATGAACTTCTGACTACTCACTGGATCTTCCTCAAGACCTCCGTAAAGTTGTTGGATGAGCTGGTAATCCTTATCTGTCAGTCCGCCATTTCGGTGCCAGACGACCAGAAGCGGCACGCCCGAGTTATTAGAAAATTGTTCGGATGAAATCTTAGAAGCTTGCACTGACATGGCATCTTCCGGCAACAATTGATTCGATTTCGTTTCTTCTTGATTGACCTGTGGCCAAACAAAAGATAGGACTATAACTAACAAAAGCCAAACGAACACAGTTAACCATCTTGTTTTCGAACTCGCAACAATACGCCCCCAATTATTTAATAACTTCTTCAAAAGAATCTCCCTCCCTTTTTGGATATCGATTATGTTCTTCAAATAGGGCTGACTATTATGATTGCAGATGTAGTAATTATAATTATATATACTGGACAGTTAATTATCAAAGGTATCGTATTTCAGTTGAACAAAACCTCTATGTTATACTAGTTTTGACCCTTATTGTGTGAGGAGTAAAGTTATGGAGAGAAATACAAACCGTTCTCCGGGAAGACCACCAAACCACAAACATAAACAACCTACAGGCGAACGAATTTTAATTAAGGCATCTCAACTCTTTCTAGAAAACAGTTATCAGGATGTCTCTATGGATGATGTGGCCAAGGCATCTGATGTGACAAAAGCATCTGTTTATTATTATTACAAAACCAAGTCAGAACTTTATACCGAGACTATGATTCAGCTCATGTATCGGGTCCGAGCTCAGATAGTTAAATTACTACGCGAGGAAGAGCCTTTTTATACAAGACTTTTAAACGTGGCTGAGGCCTATTTGTCCGTGTCCATCGATTTGGATACTGAGCGCTTTATCTATAGTGCAAAAAATATGCTTTCCAATTATCAATTGGAAGCCATTCAAAATGCGGAAGAATCGATGTATCATGCAATGGAAGAGTTTTTTAGTGAAGCTATAGACCAAGAGGAGATTTTGCCTATTAATCCGACCTTTGCTGTTCATGCTTACATTTCTTTATTGAATACAGGCAATTATAAGAACACGGAGGGCCACATGATTTTCTCCTCGGCAAAAGAATCGGCAAGACAGATTGTAGGTTTCTTTTGGAAGGGATTGACAAACAGTACTTTCGAATATAAATAATCTCTTTTTTCTAAGAATTTAGTGCTGCATCTTGATTAGGAAAAAGTGTGCAGGCCTTGTTTTCGTGGTATATGAACATAGAAACCGTAACATTGATAAACTAATAAAGCCATCGGTGTTGTCGACTGATGGCTAACAATAGAGCAACCCAGCAAGAAGGCTAGGCTCTACAAAAAAATAACCCCCCTATTGCCAGGATAAAGGCACAAGGGGGTTATTTTTTATGCGATATTAGAATAATCAGTGTTGCAAATTTTAACGAGTACATTAAGGCTTCATCTCCCTTCATGGGAAGTGAGCCTAGCCCCCTTGCGAAGCCGATCTAGCGTATCCTCTCATACTGTCCGGGCTTTCATCATAGCGCTGCCCTTCGGAATAGGCAGTGCAAAAGAAAGTCTTGTGTATTTACGGAGATGTTAAGATAACGATGTTAAAAACCTTAGTTTCAAGTGTTCATATAGGGCTTAATTAGGATTCAGCCTCATTTGGACTTAACTCAATGTAAACGTAAATAAGTATAAAATGATGATATTCCAAAAGAAAGATAAGGAAGAAATTGGATTTAGTCATAATAATATACCTTTTTCTGCAAAGAATAAAATCCACAACTAAAAAATTTATTCATGGGAGGTATTTCATTATGGCTGAAAGTCGTACCAAGCTAACTTCTTCTGAATTAGCTTCTATTTGGTCTGGTTATATGAATGATAGTTTGTCCAAATGTGTCTTAAGTTATTTTTTAAAACATGTAGAGGATGAGGAAATTCGGTCTGTCGCCCAGTTTACTTACGACCTTTCAGCTACACATATAGAAAAACTAACAGCCATATTCCAGAATGAGGGGATCCCAACACCAACAGGTTTTACAAAAGAACATGATTTAAATTTAAATGCCCCTAAACTTTATACAGACATGTTCATGCTAAGTTATATCAATCATATGGCTAAGGTTGGATTACTTGCCTATAGTAGCTTTATCTCCATGAGTGCTCGAAAAGATATAAGATCCTATTTCATGGAAGGACTGCAAGAAACGTCAGATTTATATGACAACAGTTCAGAAGTACTCCTTTCAAAAGGATTATTTATTAGAGCACCTTATATTGCGTATCCAACAAGAACAGACTTTGTAGACTCAAGAAAATATTTCAATGGTTTTTCCTCTCTTGGTAAGGAACGACCATTAAACACGGTTGAAATATCACATTTGTTCATGAACACTCAAACCAACGTTATAGGAACTAAACTAGCACTTAGTTTTGCTCAAACATCACCGAATAAACAAGTTCAAAAATGGATGTTAAGAGGATCTGACATTTCAAAAAAACATGTTCAAATTTTCACCAAAACCCTTATTAATAACGATATACAGCCGCCCGCTTCATCTGATGTTAGTATTACAAATTCAACTACCCCGCCGTTTTCAGATAAACTAAATTTATTTCACATGAGTTTGTTAAGCAGCGCAGGGATGGGAAATTACGCAACCGCAGCAGCTGCAAGTCAAAGAAATGACCTAATGATAAATTACGAAAGGTTATCACTAGAAATTGCTCGATATGCTAAAGATGGAGGCGACCTCATGGTTAAAAATGGATGGTTAGAACAACCCCCGGGGACAATAGATAAACAAAAAATTATAAAAACGAAGGATTCGGAATAATTTCACCTCCTTGTAATCAGCTATATAGTATAATAATTTCTGAAATCTTTATCTAGTTCGAAATTAGCTGGATATGTTGCTGGTACGATCTTTATAAAGAATTTGAACATAGAACGAACTAATACGCCTTTCACAGTTTTATTTGGAGATAAATGGCTTCGGTAATCAGATAAACCGTCGTATATTTCATTAATATTTTGACAATAATGAAACTATGAACTGTACCTTTCATAAAAGGAGAAGGTTTGGTGATACCGATAGATTATAAATTGGCTGATATGGGAGTACAATTGAGTAAACATGAGCTTCAAACCCTTACACATGAAGAAGAATACTGGTTTCTAAACGAAAAGTTTGTCCAAGCCTTAAGAATTGTGGATGCTTTTTATCGATCTGTGTTAAGGTGATTTAAGTAGATTATGAATTAAAGTATGTTGTTATAAAAAAAGGAGAGATACTATTGAATAAAACAGAATTAGTTAATAAAGTTGCTGAGGTTTCTGGGTTATCAAAGGGGGATGCAAGCAAAGCCGTTGATTCAACTTTGGAATCTATTACAGAAGCACTTGCAAACGAAGATAGTGTTCAATTAATTGGTTTCGGTAACTTTGAAGTAAGAGAAAGAGCAGCACGTAAAGGTCGTAATCCGCAAACAGGTGAGGAAATAGAAATAGCAGCAAGTAAAGTACCTGCATTCAAGCCAGGAAAAAGCCTTAGAGAAGCAGTAAAATAAGATAACTTAAAGGGAAGGGGTGTTCCAAAAGTATAAATAATACTTGAGGGACACCGTCTTTTTTTATTTCAAAAAATGAAGAGGCTGCCTCCTACCCTTTTGGAACAGCCTCTTCATATTAATCTATATAAGCTCTTTCACACCCTGTTTCTGTTCATGTTTGATAGTGGCTTGAGCCGCTGCAAGACGTGCAAGTGGTACACGGTATGGGGAGCAGCTAACATAATCCAACCCTACATCATGGCAGAATTGTATCGAATGTTTTTCTCCTCCATGTTCCCCGCAAATCCCTGTTTTTAACCCTGGCTTTGTTGCTCTGCCAAGTTTAACGCCGGTTTCTACAAGCTTGCCGACACCTTCCTTGTCAAGAGAAGCGAATGGATTATCTGGGAGAACTTTTTTATCAATATAGGTTTGCAGGAACTTGCCCTCTGCATCATCACGACTATACCCAAAAGTTGTTTGAGTTAAATCATTTGTTCCAAAGGAGAAAAAGTCCGCCTCTTGAGCAATTTGGTCCGCAGTGAGAGCTGCTCGTGGAACTTCAACCATCGTACCAACGAGATAATCGGATTCCTGTCCGGTTTCTTCCATAATTTGTTCTCCCACGTTGACGACCAATTGACGCATTTCTTTCAACTCATTGACATGGCCAACTAAAGGAATCATAATTTCCGGCTTAACATCGATTCCTTTTTCCATCACTTTGGAAATGGCGTAGAAGATGGCTTTCGCCTGCATGAGGTAGATTTCAGGATAAATCATTCCCAGACGGCAGCCACGGTGTCCTAGCATTGGATTGGATTCATCTAACAGACGGACTTTTCTTAAAAGGTCTTCCTTAACCTTTAATTCCTTAGACTTTGGATCTAAGATTTGTAGCTTTGTCACTTCAACGATCAGTTCTTCCTTATCAGGCAGAAACTCATGAAGAGGAGGATCTAGTAAACGAATCGTTATCGGGTATCCTTGCATCGTTTCAAAGATTCCTTCAAAATCTTCTTGCTGCATGGGCAGTAGTTTCATAAGAGCGTGCTCTCGTTCCTCGTATGTCTCAGCAAGGATCATTTCCTGAACAAGTGGGATTCGGTCTGCATCCATAAACATATGTTCTGTCCGGCACAATCCGATTCCACCGGCACCAAATTCAATGGCTTTTGCGGCATCCTTTGAGTTGTCAGCATTGGCCCTTACGCCAAGTTTTCTCTCCTCATCTGCCCAGGTAAGTAACAGTTGAAACTCCTCCGAAAGCTGTGGCTCGATCATTGGGACTTCACCTAACATGATGTCACCCGTTGAACCATCAATGGTAATTCGATCGCCCTGGTTGACGATGACGTCTCCTACTGTAAACTGCTTTCCTTTTATATCAATAGATAAGGCTTCACAGCCGCAAATACAAGCCTTTCCCATGCCTCTTGCTACTACAGCTGCATGACTTGTCATTCCTCCACGGCTAGTGATTGTTGCTTGAGAGGCCACAATTCCATGGATATCGTCAGGGGTGGTTTCCGGTCGAACAAGAATCACCTTTTTGCCATCGTTCGCTAAACGTTCGGCATCATCTGCATAAAAAACGACCTGGCCTGTTGCTGCTCCAGGGGAGGCAGGCAGCCCTTTGGCTAATTGTTTCCGCTGATATGAATCATCAATTCGATGATGAAGCAGCTGGTTAAGTTGATCAGGGTCGACACGCAGAAGGGCCTCTTTTTTACTAATAATGTTTTCTTCTGCTAAGTCAACGGCGATGGTAATCGCTGCTTGAGCTGTTCTTTTACCCGTTCGAGTTTGAAGAATAAATAGTTCCCCACGCTCTACTGTGAATTCAATGTCCTGCATGTCTTGATAATGCTCTTCTAGTAGATTGCTAGTTTCAACAAACTGTTGGTAGACTTCCGGCATTTCATGCTGGAGGGTAGCAATCGGCTGTGGGGTACGAATGCCTGCAACCACATCTTCGCCTTGTGCATTTATTAAATATTCCCCATAAAGCTTCGATTCACCTGTAGATGGGTTCCGTGTAAAGGCAACTCCCGTACCAGAATCGTTCCCCATATTTCCAAAGACCATGCTTTGAATGTTCACGGCTGTGCCAAGGTGACCGGGAATCTTCTGAAGGCGACGGTACACAATAGCCCGCTGGTTATTCCAAGAATCAAAAACAGCTCGAATGGAAAGGAATAATTGTTCTTTTGGATCCTCAGGAAAATTCCTTTTCGCATGTCTTTTGACGATATCTTTGTACCCTTTAATCACTTGTTGCCAATCTGCTGCAGACATTTCAGGATCTGAATCATATCCTTTTTCTTCTCTCACTTCTTCTAAAAATTGCTCAAAGTAAAAGTTATCGACATCAAGAACAACGTCACTAAACATTTGAATGAATCGACGGTAAGAATCATAGGCAAAACGTGGATTTCCAGTAAGGTTTGCCAATCCTTCCACTGTTTTATCATTCATTCCAAGGTTTAAAACGGTATCCATCATTCCCGGCATCGAATGAACGGCACCGGAACGAACGGAAACAAGCAGGGGATCTGCGGGATCTCCAAGTTTTTTCCCTGTTTTTTCTTCAAGGATTTGAAGGGCTTCTACTACTTGGAGTTCGATCTCGGCAGGAATGGATTCGCCCGCATCATAGTATGAGTTACAGGCCTCTGTTGAAATGGTAAAACCATAAGGAACGGGTAAACCAATACGGGTCATTTCCGCCAGGTTGGCGCCCTTACCTCCTAAAAGTTCCTTTTTTTCACTGCTCCCTTGATCAAATGTATAAACAAATTTATTCATAGTTTATAACTCCCCTCTTTTTTAACATGGCTAATATTAGATCAGCCGTCTCTTCTACGGCCTTATTTGAGACATTAATAATTGGACAACCGATTCGTTTCATAATCGTCTCGGAATAATCTAGTTCCTCTAGGATTCGTTCTAAGTTTGCATAATTCGCATGGGTGTTTAACCCTAAACTTTTCAATCGTTCCTCGCGAATTTCATTTAATTTATCTGGTGTGATCACTAAACCGATACATTTACTTTTTGGAATATCAAAAAGTTCCTCCGGGGGATTTATTTCCGGTACCAAAGGGATATTTGCCACCTTAAACTTTTTATGGGCCAGATACATGGAGAGTGGAGTCTTTGATGTTCTGGAAACGCCCACTAGCACAATGTCGGCGTGTTTAATCCCGCGTATTTCCTGGCCATCATCATATTTGACCGCGAACTCAATGGCTTCCACTCTTCGGAAGTAGTTATCGTCCAGTTTCCTCATTAATCCTGGTTGACGTTCGGGGACCTTATGAAATTTTTCAATAAATGCTTCCATAAGTGGATTCATTAAATCCACTGCAATAATTCCTTCTTCTCGTGCTCTCTGATCAAGGTATTGCTTTAAATCTGGAATGACGATCGTGTAGGCAATGATGGAATGGCTATACTTTGCGACAGCAATGACATTATTAAGATCCTGGATATCTTCTACATAGGAAATGTGCTGGATTTCAACATCTGCTCCATTAAATTGACTTGTCACTGCTTTTACCATCAACTCAGCTGTCTCGCCAACTGAATCCGAAACTACATAGACAATTTCCTTTTTATTCACATCCGATCTTCCTATCCTTTAGGGTTTAGTGTTTGCTTGATT carries:
- a CDS encoding DUF3231 family protein; translation: MAESRTKLTSSELASIWSGYMNDSLSKCVLSYFLKHVEDEEIRSVAQFTYDLSATHIEKLTAIFQNEGIPTPTGFTKEHDLNLNAPKLYTDMFMLSYINHMAKVGLLAYSSFISMSARKDIRSYFMEGLQETSDLYDNSSEVLLSKGLFIRAPYIAYPTRTDFVDSRKYFNGFSSLGKERPLNTVEISHLFMNTQTNVIGTKLALSFAQTSPNKQVQKWMLRGSDISKKHVQIFTKTLINNDIQPPASSDVSITNSTTPPFSDKLNLFHMSLLSSAGMGNYATAAAASQRNDLMINYERLSLEIARYAKDGGDLMVKNGWLEQPPGTIDKQKIIKTKDSE
- a CDS encoding HU family DNA-binding protein, whose translation is MNKTELVNKVAEVSGLSKGDASKAVDSTLESITEALANEDSVQLIGFGNFEVRERAARKGRNPQTGEEIEIAASKVPAFKPGKSLREAVK
- the ppdK gene encoding pyruvate, phosphate dikinase; the protein is MNKFVYTFDQGSSEKKELLGGKGANLAEMTRIGLPVPYGFTISTEACNSYYDAGESIPAEIELQVVEALQILEEKTGKKLGDPADPLLVSVRSGAVHSMPGMMDTVLNLGMNDKTVEGLANLTGNPRFAYDSYRRFIQMFSDVVLDVDNFYFEQFLEEVREEKGYDSDPEMSAADWQQVIKGYKDIVKRHAKRNFPEDPKEQLFLSIRAVFDSWNNQRAIVYRRLQKIPGHLGTAVNIQSMVFGNMGNDSGTGVAFTRNPSTGESKLYGEYLINAQGEDVVAGIRTPQPIATLQHEMPEVYQQFVETSNLLEEHYQDMQDIEFTVERGELFILQTRTGKRTAQAAITIAVDLAEENIISKKEALLRVDPDQLNQLLHHRIDDSYQRKQLAKGLPASPGAATGQVVFYADDAERLANDGKKVILVRPETTPDDIHGIVASQATITSRGGMTSHAAVVARGMGKACICGCEALSIDIKGKQFTVGDVIVNQGDRITIDGSTGDIMLGEVPMIEPQLSEEFQLLLTWADEERKLGVRANADNSKDAAKAIEFGAGGIGLCRTEHMFMDADRIPLVQEMILAETYEEREHALMKLLPMQQEDFEGIFETMQGYPITIRLLDPPLHEFLPDKEELIVEVTKLQILDPKSKELKVKEDLLRKVRLLDESNPMLGHRGCRLGMIYPEIYLMQAKAIFYAISKVMEKGIDVKPEIMIPLVGHVNELKEMRQLVVNVGEQIMEETGQESDYLVGTMVEVPRAALTADQIAQEADFFSFGTNDLTQTTFGYSRDDAEGKFLQTYIDKKVLPDNPFASLDKEGVGKLVETGVKLGRATKPGLKTGICGEHGGEKHSIQFCHDVGLDYVSCSPYRVPLARLAAAQATIKHEQKQGVKELI
- a CDS encoding pyruvate, water dikinase regulatory protein, whose amino-acid sequence is MNKKEIVYVVSDSVGETAELMVKAVTSQFNGADVEIQHISYVEDIQDLNNVIAVAKYSHSIIAYTIVIPDLKQYLDQRAREEGIIAVDLMNPLMEAFIEKFHKVPERQPGLMRKLDDNYFRRVEAIEFAVKYDDGQEIRGIKHADIVLVGVSRTSKTPLSMYLAHKKFKVANIPLVPEINPPEELFDIPKSKCIGLVITPDKLNEIREERLKSLGLNTHANYANLERILEELDYSETIMKRIGCPIINVSNKAVEETADLILAMLKKRGVINYE